The following proteins are co-located in the Paludibaculum fermentans genome:
- a CDS encoding LysR family transcriptional regulator, with protein sequence MALKTRARGFDLRQLEYFCAVARTGSFTKAADDLGIAQPSLSEQIARLEEGLGGALFERLNRRVELTPLGEAILGKAQALLEDAAALPDHFERARKGMHGPLRVGAIPTILPYYLTPLLKGFIERYQDVDLHVREGTTAELVELVLEGQMDVAVVSLPVEGAGLVMKELFRDPLYLAVPESHPLAGAEKVQLRRVSEERLLILKDGHCLRDETLAVCDRARARFSGQFEADQFLTIFELIRAGFGVSIVPEMGRGLSAGCRMIELEPKASRRVGYIRLERRYLSKALEAFTGYLRESAEKRKK encoded by the coding sequence ATGGCACTGAAGACACGGGCGCGGGGGTTCGACCTGCGGCAACTGGAGTACTTCTGCGCGGTGGCGCGGACGGGCAGTTTCACCAAGGCGGCCGACGACCTGGGGATCGCGCAACCCTCGCTTTCCGAACAGATTGCGCGGCTGGAGGAGGGGCTGGGCGGAGCCCTGTTTGAGCGGCTGAACCGGCGGGTGGAGCTGACTCCGCTGGGGGAGGCGATCCTGGGCAAGGCGCAGGCTCTGCTGGAGGATGCGGCGGCGCTGCCGGACCATTTCGAACGGGCGCGGAAGGGGATGCACGGTCCGCTGCGGGTGGGGGCGATTCCGACCATCCTGCCGTACTACCTGACGCCGCTGCTGAAGGGCTTCATTGAGCGCTATCAGGATGTCGACCTGCATGTGCGGGAGGGGACGACGGCGGAGTTGGTGGAACTGGTGCTGGAAGGGCAGATGGACGTCGCGGTGGTGAGCCTGCCCGTGGAGGGCGCGGGGCTGGTGATGAAGGAGCTGTTCCGGGATCCTCTGTACCTGGCGGTGCCGGAGAGCCACCCGCTGGCCGGGGCGGAAAAGGTGCAGTTGCGGCGGGTGTCGGAGGAGCGGCTGCTGATCCTGAAGGACGGGCACTGCCTGCGGGACGAGACGCTGGCGGTGTGCGACCGGGCGCGGGCGCGGTTCTCGGGGCAGTTTGAGGCGGACCAGTTCCTGACGATCTTCGAGCTGATCCGGGCCGGGTTTGGGGTGAGCATCGTGCCGGAGATGGGGCGGGGGTTGAGCGCGGGCTGCCGGATGATTGAGCTGGAACCGAAGGCGAGCCGGCGGGTGGGCTATATC
- the katG gene encoding catalase/peroxidase HPI, which translates to MKLYAKPLVLALALAVAPLVPANLAWAQQPQSNKFWWPEKLDLTPLRQNAPQSNPLGANFNYPKAFATLDLKAVKQDIHNVLKTSQDWWPADYGNYGPFFIRMAWHSAGTYRTLDGRGGAGGGQQRFDPLNSWPDNGNLDKARRLLWPVKQKYGAKLSWGDLMVLAGNVSLEDMGFKTFGFAGGRADDWEPELVYWGPEQKMLDDKRYSGNRNLAKPLAAVQMGLIYVNPEGPNGNPDPLAAAKDIRDTFGRMAMNDEETLALIAGGHTFGKAHGAHPVENCMGPEPAAASVEKQGLGWDNKCGKGSGGDAITSGLEGAWSATPTKWSSQYLDNLFAFEWVKTKSPAGATQWIPADNKGATLVPDAHDPAKRHAPIMFTTDIALKMDPSYNKIATRFREHPEEFQLAFAKAWFKLTHRDMGPKARYVGSEVPSEDLIWQDPLPKADAKPIDAKDIAALKAKILASGLTVPELVRTAWASAASFRGTDMRGGANGARLRLAPQKDWAVNNPTELAKVLPRLEAIQADFNKGGKKVSLADLIVLGGTAAVEKAAKDAGQTVQVPFSPGRVDATQAQTDVASFAVLEPAADGFRNYFSPGQTVSPAEKLVDRANMLELTVPEMAVLVGGLRSLNANTGGAAHGVFTARPGTLSNDFFVNLLDMSTKWTVSTKEEGLYEGVDRKTGQPKWTATPVDLIFGSNSELRAVAEVYGASDAKEKFVQDFAKTWAKVMNLDRFDLR; encoded by the coding sequence ATGAAGCTGTACGCAAAGCCGCTCGTTCTTGCCCTCGCCCTCGCCGTTGCACCCCTCGTGCCCGCGAACCTCGCGTGGGCCCAGCAGCCCCAATCCAACAAATTCTGGTGGCCCGAAAAACTCGATCTCACGCCCCTGCGTCAGAACGCCCCGCAGTCCAACCCGCTGGGCGCGAACTTCAACTACCCCAAAGCCTTCGCAACCCTCGACCTCAAGGCTGTCAAGCAGGACATCCACAACGTCCTGAAAACCTCGCAGGACTGGTGGCCGGCCGACTACGGCAACTACGGCCCCTTCTTCATCCGCATGGCCTGGCACAGCGCCGGCACCTACCGCACGCTGGATGGCCGCGGCGGCGCCGGCGGCGGCCAGCAGCGCTTCGATCCCCTGAATAGCTGGCCCGACAACGGCAACCTCGACAAAGCCCGCCGCCTGCTCTGGCCCGTCAAACAGAAGTACGGCGCCAAACTCTCCTGGGGCGACCTCATGGTGCTCGCCGGCAACGTCTCCCTGGAAGACATGGGCTTCAAAACCTTCGGCTTCGCCGGAGGCCGCGCCGACGACTGGGAGCCCGAGCTCGTCTACTGGGGCCCCGAGCAGAAGATGCTCGACGACAAGCGCTATAGCGGCAACCGCAACCTGGCGAAGCCCCTCGCCGCCGTCCAGATGGGCCTGATCTACGTGAACCCCGAAGGCCCCAACGGCAACCCCGATCCGCTCGCCGCCGCCAAGGACATCCGCGACACCTTCGGCCGCATGGCCATGAACGACGAAGAGACCCTGGCCCTCATCGCCGGCGGCCACACCTTCGGCAAGGCCCACGGAGCCCACCCCGTCGAAAACTGCATGGGACCCGAGCCCGCCGCGGCCTCCGTCGAAAAGCAGGGTCTCGGCTGGGACAACAAGTGCGGCAAGGGCAGCGGCGGCGACGCCATCACCAGCGGCCTGGAAGGCGCCTGGAGCGCCACGCCCACCAAGTGGTCCTCCCAATACCTCGACAACCTCTTCGCCTTCGAATGGGTGAAGACCAAGAGCCCCGCCGGAGCCACCCAGTGGATCCCGGCCGACAACAAGGGCGCCACGCTCGTGCCCGATGCGCACGACCCCGCCAAGCGCCACGCGCCCATCATGTTCACCACCGACATCGCCCTCAAGATGGACCCCAGCTATAACAAGATCGCGACCCGCTTCCGCGAACACCCGGAAGAGTTCCAGCTCGCCTTCGCCAAAGCCTGGTTCAAGCTCACCCATCGCGACATGGGCCCCAAGGCCCGCTACGTCGGCTCGGAAGTCCCGTCCGAGGACCTCATCTGGCAGGACCCGCTGCCCAAGGCCGACGCCAAGCCGATCGACGCCAAGGACATCGCGGCGCTGAAAGCGAAGATCCTCGCCTCCGGCCTGACCGTGCCGGAGCTGGTCCGCACCGCCTGGGCGTCGGCCGCCTCCTTCCGCGGCACCGACATGCGCGGCGGAGCCAATGGAGCGCGCCTGCGCCTCGCCCCCCAGAAGGACTGGGCCGTCAACAACCCCACCGAACTGGCCAAAGTCCTGCCCCGTCTGGAAGCCATCCAGGCCGACTTCAACAAGGGTGGCAAGAAGGTCTCGCTGGCCGACCTGATCGTCCTCGGCGGCACGGCCGCCGTGGAGAAGGCCGCGAAGGATGCCGGCCAGACCGTGCAGGTGCCCTTCAGCCCCGGCCGTGTCGACGCCACCCAGGCGCAGACCGACGTGGCCTCGTTCGCCGTGCTGGAACCCGCGGCGGACGGCTTCCGCAACTACTTCAGCCCCGGCCAGACCGTCTCGCCGGCCGAGAAGCTGGTGGACCGCGCCAACATGCTGGAACTGACCGTTCCGGAGATGGCGGTCCTGGTCGGCGGCCTCCGCTCGCTGAACGCCAACACCGGCGGCGCGGCGCACGGCGTCTTCACCGCCCGGCCCGGCACGCTCAGCAACGACTTCTTCGTGAACCTGCTGGACATGTCCACCAAGTGGACGGTCTCCACCAAGGAGGAAGGTCTCTACGAAGGCGTGGACCGCAAGACCGGCCAGCCCAAGTGGACGGCCACCCCGGTCGACCTGATCTTCGGCTCCAACTCCGAGTTGCGAGCCGTGGCGGAAGTCTACGGCGCTTCGGACGCGAAGGAGAAGTTCGTGCAGGACTTCGCCAAAACCTGGGCCAAGGTGATGAACCTGGACCGCTTCGACCTGCGGTAA
- a CDS encoding carotenoid oxygenase family protein yields MTADNASPAWVSDNPFLHGPYAPVFEERDDRNLPVQGEIPRDLNGAFLRNGPNPQFAPEIYQYPMDGTGMVHAIYFEDGQARYRNRWVRTTEFLQEQAAGHRLFGPTFGPPPVANLANTHIIRHAGRYLALWEGGLPHLLDRDLNTLHPHDFDGRLPGAMSAHPKFDPDTGEMVAVAYDANEPRLDYLVVDRHGVLTKALSFDGPWPAMIHDVAITRNYVVAFVCPYVLEQPQPQWRPALGTAIAVIPRRGGGQAIRWLEAPPFFHFHVMNAFERDHYIEVQLPWFSSYGTPGRLELHRLRISLENGATQDEPLDDCPCEFPRINDRFAMRENRFGYVAFRNPRPNETPTPGVFEALARYDLKTGSRVVRTLPAGEFVGEPVFVPAPGGTAEDDGYVITFVYNARDDRSSVHLYDARDLYAAPVAQIPLPARVPAGLHGSWVPEGGAA; encoded by the coding sequence ATGACAGCCGACAACGCCAGCCCGGCCTGGGTGAGCGACAACCCTTTTCTCCACGGACCCTACGCCCCCGTCTTCGAGGAGCGGGACGACCGGAACCTGCCCGTCCAGGGCGAGATCCCGCGCGACCTGAACGGGGCCTTCCTCCGCAACGGCCCGAATCCCCAATTCGCACCGGAAATCTACCAGTACCCGATGGACGGAACGGGCATGGTCCACGCCATTTACTTCGAGGACGGGCAGGCCCGCTACCGCAACCGCTGGGTGCGCACCACCGAATTCCTGCAGGAGCAGGCGGCCGGCCACCGCCTCTTCGGCCCCACCTTCGGCCCGCCCCCGGTGGCCAACCTGGCGAACACCCACATCATCCGCCACGCCGGCCGCTACCTCGCCTTGTGGGAAGGCGGGCTGCCCCACCTGCTGGACCGCGACCTGAACACCCTGCATCCGCACGACTTCGACGGCCGCCTGCCGGGCGCGATGTCCGCCCACCCCAAGTTCGACCCGGATACCGGCGAGATGGTCGCCGTCGCCTACGACGCCAACGAGCCCCGTCTCGACTACCTCGTCGTGGACCGCCACGGAGTGCTCACCAAGGCCCTGAGCTTCGACGGCCCCTGGCCGGCGATGATCCACGACGTGGCCATCACCCGCAACTACGTGGTCGCCTTCGTCTGCCCCTACGTGCTGGAACAGCCTCAGCCCCAATGGCGGCCGGCCCTGGGCACGGCGATCGCGGTGATCCCGCGGCGCGGCGGCGGCCAGGCGATCCGCTGGCTGGAGGCGCCGCCCTTCTTCCATTTCCACGTGATGAACGCCTTTGAGCGCGACCACTACATTGAGGTTCAATTGCCGTGGTTCTCGTCGTACGGGACTCCGGGCCGGCTGGAGCTCCACCGCCTGCGGATCAGCCTGGAGAACGGAGCCACCCAGGACGAGCCGCTCGACGACTGCCCCTGCGAGTTCCCGAGGATCAACGACCGCTTCGCGATGCGCGAGAACCGGTTCGGGTACGTCGCCTTCCGGAACCCGCGGCCCAACGAGACGCCGACGCCCGGAGTGTTCGAGGCGCTGGCCCGTTACGATCTGAAGACGGGCAGCCGCGTCGTGCGGACGTTGCCGGCGGGCGAGTTCGTGGGCGAGCCGGTGTTCGTGCCGGCTCCGGGCGGTACGGCGGAGGATGACGGCTATGTGATCACGTTTGTATACAACGCGAGGGACGATCGCAGCAGCGTCCATCTGTATGACGCGCGGGACCTGTATGCAGCCCCGGTGGCGCAGATTCCGCTGCCGGCGCGGGTGCCGGCGGGCCTGCATGGGTCCTGGGTTCCGGAGGGAGGGGCGGCGTAG
- a CDS encoding type II toxin-antitoxin system VapC family toxin: MTVLVDSDILIEVARGRNASVVSQWMALSDSDALVLYSAVSVAELWAGVRPGEADTLESLFEALVCVPVDSSIGRHAGDFLRLYRKSHAVELGDALIAACALARHAVLWTRNRKHYPMKDLTFFD, encoded by the coding sequence ATGACGGTTCTCGTCGATTCCGACATCCTGATCGAGGTCGCCCGGGGCAGAAACGCGTCCGTCGTCTCTCAATGGATGGCGTTAAGCGATTCGGATGCTCTGGTTCTCTACTCCGCCGTCAGCGTGGCTGAACTCTGGGCGGGCGTGCGGCCAGGCGAGGCCGACACCCTTGAATCGCTGTTCGAAGCCCTGGTCTGCGTACCGGTGGATTCCTCCATCGGACGTCACGCGGGAGACTTCCTGCGCCTATATCGAAAGAGCCATGCTGTGGAGCTCGGCGATGCGCTGATTGCCGCCTGTGCTCTGGCAAGACACGCCGTTCTCTGGACTCGCAATCGCAAACACTACCCGATGAAGGACCTCACCTTCTTCGACTGA
- a CDS encoding ribbon-helix-helix protein, CopG family — protein MRRTQLYLDDQLWSALHARASNEKTTVSELVRQAVREKYLGSREQRRLAMQSFVGSRKALAHAASATEEIRNLRRGSRLDRLETE, from the coding sequence ATGAGGAGAACTCAGCTCTACCTCGACGATCAACTCTGGAGCGCCCTCCACGCGCGCGCCAGCAATGAGAAAACAACCGTCTCGGAACTGGTCCGCCAAGCCGTGCGCGAAAAGTACCTCGGTAGCCGGGAACAGCGAAGATTGGCCATGCAGTCTTTCGTAGGCAGCCGCAAGGCTTTGGCCCATGCAGCCAGCGCTACTGAGGAGATCCGGAACCTGCGGCGCGGGTCGCGTCTGGACCGGCTCGAAACGGAATGA
- a CDS encoding restriction endonuclease, with product MARRSGFLAALGQVARESARQQRIAEATRQRQAREQLRYQREQLRLSAQLDKVERQQYALDRAAEAEEKSGEVEDLVCALRTILEDTLEVDDTLDFSSLRTTEKTVPFAPPPELLEGKSLPKREDFMLRVRPVTFLERFLSRHQRYELELREAESRFDEATRQRIAAEEERKATIARLAIEHEQKNAKRLAGIRQRNSEVDALIRAYDSGESSAVRTYCSMVLERSSYPEGFPQRFRLAYDPECKQLVIDYELPALSVIPPVAEYRYMKTKDSIEEKPRKTAEVKEIYQDVIAAVTLRTIHEVFEADQGGHLSIVVFNGFVQAVDPSTGKDITPYLISVRATKENFEEIDLARIDKRACLRNLGAQVSPQAADLRPVKPLIEFDMVDRRFVEGTDVLADLESRPNLMDLTPFEFEQLVGNLFSKMGLDSKQTRSSRDGGVDVVAFDTRPLVGGKVVIQAKRYRNTVGVSAVRDLFGTMSHEGANKGILVATSHYGVDAYEFIKGKPIELIDGSGLLYYLEEKAGIKACIIFPEDDA from the coding sequence ATGGCGCGCAGAAGTGGTTTTTTGGCCGCATTGGGGCAAGTCGCAAGAGAATCCGCACGTCAGCAACGGATCGCCGAGGCAACCCGTCAGCGGCAAGCACGGGAACAACTTCGCTACCAACGTGAACAGCTGCGGCTCAGTGCGCAACTCGACAAAGTCGAGCGCCAGCAGTATGCGCTGGATCGCGCAGCCGAGGCCGAAGAGAAGTCCGGCGAAGTCGAAGACTTGGTCTGCGCCCTTCGAACGATCCTTGAGGATACGCTCGAAGTCGACGACACGCTCGATTTTTCGTCCCTACGAACTACTGAGAAGACTGTTCCATTCGCCCCTCCCCCAGAACTGCTTGAAGGCAAATCCCTCCCGAAGCGGGAGGATTTTATGCTCCGGGTCCGCCCGGTTACATTCCTGGAACGGTTTCTGTCGCGGCACCAGCGGTATGAGCTTGAGTTGCGGGAAGCGGAATCCCGGTTCGATGAGGCTACACGGCAGCGGATCGCCGCGGAGGAAGAACGAAAGGCAACGATAGCCAGGTTAGCGATCGAACATGAGCAGAAGAACGCGAAGCGGCTTGCCGGGATCCGCCAACGCAACTCTGAGGTCGACGCCTTGATTCGGGCCTACGATTCGGGCGAATCTAGCGCGGTCAGAACCTATTGTTCCATGGTCTTGGAGCGCTCCTCCTATCCGGAGGGGTTCCCGCAACGGTTCCGCTTGGCCTATGACCCTGAATGCAAGCAGTTGGTGATCGATTACGAGTTGCCCGCCCTCAGTGTGATTCCGCCGGTTGCGGAGTACCGTTACATGAAGACCAAGGACTCGATCGAGGAGAAGCCGCGCAAGACCGCCGAAGTGAAGGAAATCTACCAGGATGTGATTGCCGCTGTTACCCTGCGCACGATTCATGAGGTATTCGAAGCAGACCAGGGCGGTCACCTCTCGATTGTCGTATTCAACGGCTTTGTTCAAGCCGTCGATCCTTCCACTGGCAAGGACATAACTCCGTACCTGATCTCCGTTCGAGCCACGAAAGAGAACTTCGAAGAGATAGATCTCGCCAGGATCGACAAGCGGGCATGCCTTCGCAACCTTGGAGCGCAAGTGTCGCCGCAAGCTGCGGACCTCCGCCCGGTGAAACCACTGATCGAGTTCGACATGGTGGACCGGAGGTTTGTCGAAGGCACAGACGTGCTCGCGGATCTCGAATCCCGCCCGAACCTCATGGACCTTACACCCTTCGAGTTCGAGCAACTGGTCGGAAACCTCTTCTCCAAAATGGGGCTTGATAGCAAGCAAACACGATCCTCCCGCGACGGTGGCGTCGATGTAGTCGCGTTTGACACTCGGCCCCTGGTGGGTGGCAAAGTCGTGATCCAAGCAAAACGGTATCGAAACACTGTGGGAGTTTCCGCTGTGCGTGATCTGTTCGGAACGATGAGCCATGAGGGGGCAAACAAGGGAATCCTCGTGGCAACCAGCCACTATGGTGTCGATGCTTATGAGTTCATCAAGGGGAAGCCAATCGAATTGATTGATGGATCCGGGCTGCTCTACTATCTCGAGGAGAAAGCTGGCATTAAGGCCTGCATCATCTTCCCCGAAGATGACGCGTAA
- a CDS encoding TIR domain-containing protein encodes MVSTNRSDAHRVTHARELEKLAWSKATEAINEESRRDEQQAVRAAAARGTLQSGQFAGRIAAIHQDRAKRILDKQMELRRATLQSVPELGSEEEFNRLRDSAYSTIDRVLASIPQHLSRLGFHVAVDALRPKSELDATTLKAHARREIEMLKCEHALQAVSKEESMVKMEARDKGKVWVVHGRNLIARDAMFTFLRAIGLEPMEWGEALALTGQGSPYTGEVLDHAFAAAQAVVVLITGDDVARLGTRYIEPHDSPEERESTPQARPNVIFEAGMAFGKYPERTILVLLGRTRPFSDVVGRNVLYISNELRRRQGLADRLRTAGCGVKTEHRTDWHTAGNFDAADEPPDA; translated from the coding sequence ATGGTTTCGACGAACAGAAGCGACGCACACAGGGTGACCCACGCGCGGGAACTCGAAAAACTCGCTTGGTCGAAGGCAACGGAAGCGATCAACGAGGAATCTCGGCGTGATGAGCAGCAGGCCGTGAGAGCCGCTGCGGCCCGGGGTACACTGCAATCCGGACAGTTCGCCGGGCGAATTGCAGCAATCCATCAGGATCGGGCGAAGCGAATCTTGGACAAACAGATGGAACTCCGGCGCGCCACTTTGCAATCTGTGCCGGAATTGGGTTCTGAAGAAGAGTTCAATCGCCTTCGGGACTCAGCTTACTCAACGATCGACCGCGTACTTGCCTCCATTCCTCAACACCTCAGCCGTCTCGGCTTTCATGTTGCTGTCGATGCCCTTCGCCCGAAAAGTGAATTGGACGCCACCACGCTCAAGGCGCACGCCCGAAGAGAGATCGAAATGCTCAAATGCGAACACGCGCTTCAAGCCGTCAGCAAAGAAGAAAGCATGGTAAAGATGGAAGCCAGAGACAAGGGCAAGGTGTGGGTTGTTCATGGACGCAACCTCATCGCCCGCGATGCGATGTTCACGTTCTTGCGGGCGATAGGATTGGAACCGATGGAGTGGGGCGAAGCTCTCGCTCTGACCGGCCAAGGATCGCCATATACAGGCGAAGTGCTCGATCACGCATTTGCAGCCGCCCAAGCTGTCGTCGTCCTCATTACTGGCGATGACGTGGCCCGGCTCGGCACGCGGTATATTGAGCCCCACGATTCCCCGGAAGAAAGAGAGTCGACCCCGCAGGCTCGGCCCAATGTGATCTTTGAGGCGGGGATGGCCTTTGGTAAGTATCCTGAAAGGACGATACTGGTGCTTCTCGGGCGAACCCGCCCATTCAGCGATGTCGTCGGGCGGAACGTACTGTATATTTCGAACGAGCTCCGCAGGCGACAGGGCCTTGCGGACCGTCTGAGGACCGCAGGATGCGGGGTGAAAACGGAGCACCGAACGGATTGGCACACGGCGGGGAATTTCGATGCGGCGGACGAGCCGCCAGATGCTTAA
- a CDS encoding DUF4365 domain-containing protein, with protein sequence MRSRITSRDGVNSVRSFFEHHGCRFQEVDQQQDIGKDAYVDLVDKAGITPLCVALQIKAGASYRKKNGEYLIPLADHTELWRRSTVPVFGIVHDPVDNKLRWVDLTGYLRAHPEQITGSVPVSAGRILDELSLHGTFTGSVRAYGPRGTSDLVLNLLALDPFQTGAVYDAWALSRSEPKYLLILRRFIMDLQPEPLRRTIWLLSHVGSHPNIFWTKENWIAPDIQKQLLPSFRWSPEELVHMIRAVDHRDYGPGTLGECLDVLLYEDPSIVDKIHIAIPLLLKDQDHTQAVRAATLALTHAQDQQQQFDLLVSQYPELREHEWFQDIAVSLQESTERLSLY encoded by the coding sequence ATGCGGTCGCGGATCACGAGTAGAGATGGTGTCAATTCTGTTCGCTCGTTCTTCGAGCACCACGGTTGCCGGTTTCAGGAGGTCGACCAGCAGCAGGATATCGGGAAGGACGCCTATGTTGACCTTGTGGACAAGGCTGGTATTACGCCGTTGTGCGTCGCGCTCCAGATCAAGGCGGGCGCGTCATACCGGAAAAAGAATGGAGAGTACCTGATACCGTTGGCCGACCACACTGAGCTGTGGCGACGATCCACGGTCCCGGTCTTCGGCATCGTGCACGACCCCGTCGATAACAAACTTCGCTGGGTGGACCTAACCGGCTATTTGCGTGCGCACCCTGAGCAGATTACCGGGAGCGTGCCCGTCTCAGCCGGGCGAATCCTCGATGAGCTTTCTCTCCATGGAACGTTCACGGGTTCGGTACGCGCATATGGACCGCGCGGGACGAGCGATCTCGTCCTGAACCTCCTTGCCCTCGACCCGTTTCAGACCGGCGCGGTTTACGATGCATGGGCGCTCAGCCGGTCAGAGCCCAAGTACCTACTAATCCTCCGTCGATTCATCATGGACCTCCAGCCGGAACCACTTCGACGCACAATCTGGCTCTTGTCCCACGTGGGCTCGCACCCAAACATCTTCTGGACCAAGGAAAACTGGATCGCGCCGGACATCCAAAAACAGCTCCTACCTTCATTCCGGTGGTCGCCCGAAGAGCTCGTCCACATGATCCGTGCCGTTGACCACCGTGACTATGGCCCTGGAACGCTCGGGGAGTGCCTCGACGTCCTCCTCTATGAGGACCCATCCATCGTCGACAAAATCCATATCGCCATCCCACTGCTCCTCAAAGATCAAGACCACACCCAAGCCGTCAGGGCCGCGACCCTCGCTCTCACGCATGCCCAGGATCAACAACAGCAATTCGATCTACTCGTTAGCCAGTACCCCGAACTCCGTGAACACGAGTGGTTCCAGGACATCGCCGTCTCTCTTCAGGAATCCACGGAACGTCTGTCCCTCTATTAG
- a CDS encoding terminase large subunit domain-containing protein, with amino-acid sequence MFASSVESMARSVMEQLKRVRRGPALVKTPSAWARAEFGFEADARQQEVLDTDARRVLLCCSRQWGKSTVTALRALHFAEHHPGTTVLCVAPSQRQSGLFLEKVQRFLKGPVVRDPREAASVKLPNGSSIIGLPGQEGTIRGFDNVGFLILDEAALIEDSVYTATRPMRVLSDGLLWLISTPHGQSGFFHDAWHDEEAGWARFKVSAAECERFRPEVLAQERVALGERMYAQEYLCEFLPSDLQMIPGHLVEGAVTDDEEPLYETPLAG; translated from the coding sequence ATGTTTGCTTCCAGTGTGGAGAGCATGGCTCGGAGTGTGATGGAGCAGTTGAAGCGGGTGCGGCGTGGACCGGCACTGGTGAAGACGCCCTCGGCGTGGGCGCGGGCGGAGTTTGGCTTTGAGGCGGATGCCCGCCAGCAGGAGGTTCTGGATACCGACGCGCGGCGCGTGCTGCTGTGTTGTTCGCGGCAGTGGGGCAAGTCGACGGTGACGGCGCTGCGGGCGCTGCACTTCGCTGAGCATCATCCGGGCACGACGGTGCTGTGTGTCGCGCCGTCGCAGCGGCAGAGCGGGCTGTTCCTGGAGAAGGTGCAGCGGTTCCTGAAGGGTCCGGTGGTGCGGGATCCGCGGGAGGCGGCTTCGGTGAAGCTCCCGAACGGGTCGTCGATCATCGGGCTGCCGGGCCAGGAGGGGACGATCCGCGGGTTCGACAACGTGGGGTTCCTGATTCTGGACGAGGCAGCGCTGATCGAGGACAGCGTTTACACGGCGACGCGGCCCATGCGGGTGCTGTCGGATGGATTGTTGTGGCTGATCTCGACGCCGCACGGGCAGAGCGGGTTCTTCCACGACGCCTGGCACGACGAGGAGGCGGGCTGGGCGCGGTTCAAGGTCTCGGCGGCGGAGTGCGAGCGGTTCCGGCCGGAGGTGCTGGCGCAGGAACGCGTGGCGCTGGGCGAGCGGATGTACGCGCAGGAGTATCTGTGCGAGTTTCTGCCCAGCGACCTGCAGATGATCCCCGGGCACCTGGTGGAGGGCGCGGTGACGGACGACGAGGAGCCTCTGTATGAGACGCCACTGGCCGGCTAG
- a CDS encoding M91 family zinc metallopeptidase, translated as MIESTYIPCQSILITGWQGSALTTGKVLTMEEFVPFRDRIVVLLEMLRKTKTGRMLFQSLQVTGKRVKIHVGDDYQDNAAKMDPNTTANGTAAAIKPFRPAHHNIELALKGSESAWRGLDAKDDRTDKKAQIKLQMQQLGQATKKSETAPIMRAMLNRAHLGMSLEPRITHSRFRRPEQELAAKLNISPTEFDDMICGIKYMPDSVYYPLCFLLYDYAMPGAGTDAQIRVMNQKTFEYDFRNDIEAEKKLLRGKTETTKTLDAVILAHELVHAWRMMAGRRVVAGGWEEEAMTSGIGPFTNWRMTENSFRADLGLKQRKEYANNRHSSELMQTMHGQVSSKGYKGTMF; from the coding sequence ATGATTGAATCCACGTACATTCCCTGCCAGTCGATCCTGATTACTGGATGGCAAGGCAGCGCACTCACGACGGGCAAAGTCCTGACGATGGAGGAGTTCGTTCCGTTCCGCGACCGGATCGTCGTCCTGCTGGAGATGCTGAGGAAGACGAAGACAGGCCGCATGCTGTTCCAGAGCCTGCAAGTGACGGGGAAGCGCGTGAAGATTCACGTCGGCGACGACTATCAGGACAACGCGGCCAAGATGGATCCCAACACGACGGCCAACGGGACCGCGGCCGCGATCAAGCCGTTCCGGCCGGCGCACCACAACATCGAGCTGGCGCTGAAAGGCAGCGAGTCGGCGTGGAGAGGCCTGGACGCCAAGGACGACCGCACCGACAAGAAGGCGCAGATCAAGCTGCAGATGCAGCAACTGGGGCAGGCGACGAAGAAGTCGGAGACTGCGCCGATCATGAGGGCGATGCTGAACCGGGCCCACCTGGGGATGAGTCTGGAGCCGAGGATCACGCACTCGCGGTTCCGCCGTCCGGAGCAGGAACTGGCCGCGAAGCTGAACATTTCGCCGACCGAATTTGACGACATGATCTGCGGCATCAAGTACATGCCGGACTCGGTGTACTACCCGCTGTGTTTCCTGCTCTACGACTATGCGATGCCAGGAGCCGGGACCGACGCGCAGATCCGCGTGATGAACCAGAAGACCTTCGAGTACGATTTCCGCAACGACATTGAGGCCGAGAAGAAGCTGCTGCGGGGCAAGACGGAAACGACCAAGACCCTGGACGCCGTCATTCTGGCGCACGAACTGGTCCACGCCTGGCGCATGATGGCCGGCCGCCGCGTGGTGGCTGGGGGCTGGGAGGAAGAGGCGATGACCTCGGGCATCGGGCCGTTCACCAACTGGCGGATGACCGAGAACTCCTTCCGGGCCGACCTTGGCCTGAAGCAGCGCAAAGAGTACGCCAACAACCGGCACTCCTCTGAGCTGATGCAGACGATGCACGGCCAGGTGAGTAGCAAGGGCTACAAAGGGACCATGTTTTAA